From a region of the Thermosipho melanesiensis BI429 genome:
- a CDS encoding TldD/PmbA family protein has translation MNINEFKEKLFSIAKANGFEAQVEITEKSEFMLSYANNDIDQYKDASNSTITLKILKDGKIGKSISEKFDNPEELFTEAFSNWKITDSEDENFFYDGKDTYIEMDTYDGSFENTSVKEKIKFIKKLHDSAKCDERIVMVPNAVFQNIKISKTLSNTLGLDISSKMDGGYSYTIAISKDESTHSGFWFEVGKKFEDLDPEEIGKKACKEALSLLGAKSVKSGKYRVILRNTAFEDMLGLLKSMISAENVQKNMSPLKGKINEKIGSNILTIKDLPYVKGSINNRPFDDEGVPTKETTIFENGIFKNYLYDLKTAKKDNVKSTGNSINGSISPINLVIEKGDYSYEELIKKLKSGIIIVGVDGMHSGSNPVSGDFSLGARGYKVENGNIVGAVEQITISGNFVELLSKIEAIGNDWKHFGDTLTPSVLISELDIAGE, from the coding sequence ATGAACATAAACGAATTTAAAGAAAAATTATTCTCAATAGCCAAAGCAAACGGTTTTGAAGCACAAGTTGAAATAACTGAAAAATCAGAATTTATGTTATCCTACGCTAACAACGATATTGATCAATATAAAGATGCATCAAATTCCACAATAACTTTAAAAATACTAAAAGATGGAAAAATCGGTAAAAGTATTTCGGAAAAATTTGACAATCCAGAAGAATTATTCACTGAAGCTTTTTCTAATTGGAAAATTACAGATAGTGAAGATGAAAACTTTTTTTACGATGGAAAAGATACCTATATAGAAATGGATACATACGATGGCAGTTTTGAAAATACAAGTGTAAAAGAAAAAATAAAGTTCATTAAAAAATTACACGACAGCGCAAAATGTGATGAAAGAATAGTAATGGTACCAAATGCAGTATTTCAAAACATAAAGATCTCTAAAACCCTTTCAAATACTTTAGGCTTAGATATCTCATCAAAAATGGATGGTGGTTACTCATATACAATAGCCATTTCAAAAGATGAAAGCACACATTCTGGCTTCTGGTTTGAAGTTGGGAAAAAATTTGAAGACTTAGATCCTGAAGAAATCGGAAAGAAAGCATGCAAGGAGGCTTTAAGCTTACTTGGTGCAAAGTCTGTAAAATCTGGAAAATACAGGGTAATATTAAGAAACACGGCATTTGAAGATATGTTAGGACTATTGAAAAGCATGATTTCCGCGGAAAATGTGCAAAAAAACATGTCACCATTAAAAGGTAAAATCAACGAAAAAATTGGAAGTAATATATTAACAATAAAAGATTTACCATATGTGAAGGGAAGCATAAACAATAGACCTTTTGACGATGAGGGTGTACCTACAAAAGAAACAACTATTTTCGAAAACGGTATATTTAAAAACTATCTTTACGACCTGAAAACTGCCAAAAAAGATAATGTCAAATCAACGGGAAATAGTATAAATGGTTCGATTTCACCAATAAATCTAGTTATTGAAAAAGGTGATTATTCTTATGAGGAGCTTATTAAAAAACTAAAAAGCGGTATAATAATAGTTGGTGTTGATGGAATGCATTCTGGATCAAATCCAGTATCCGGTGACTTTTCACTAGGTGCCAGGGGGTATAAAGTCGAAAATGGAAATATCGTAGGTGCAGTTGAACAAATAACTATCTCGGGAAATTTTGTAGAACTATTAAGTAAAATAGAAGCAATTGGAAATGATTGGAAACACTTTGGAGATACACTGACACCAAGTGTATTAATAAGTGAATTAGATATTGCAGGAGAATAA
- the queA gene encoding tRNA preQ1(34) S-adenosylmethionine ribosyltransferase-isomerase QueA — translation MKLSDFDYYLPEELIAQKPVEPRDASRLMVLNRKEKKIEHKIFRNIVEYLHEGDLLVRNVTKVIPARIYGRKETGAKIEVLLLEKISENVWEALVKPGSKVKKGTKIYFDDESYCVCLDWGDEGSRILEFNITEEELFKLGEAPLPPYVKNKVSFERYQTIYSRETGSVAAPTAGLHFTEDLLKKLEEKGVEFADLVLHVGLGTFRPVKVENITEHKMHSESYYVPNETVKKIFETKKNGGRIVAVGTTSVRTLETIVRLERKESYHGKTDIFIYPPFEFKLVDALITNFHLPKSTLLMLVSAFAGREFIMEAYNIAVKMKYRFFSFGNACFIY, via the coding sequence TTGAAACTAAGTGATTTTGATTATTATCTTCCAGAAGAGTTAATCGCACAGAAACCAGTGGAACCAAGGGATGCATCTAGATTAATGGTTTTAAATAGAAAGGAAAAGAAGATAGAACATAAGATTTTTAGGAATATCGTTGAGTATTTGCATGAAGGAGATTTGCTAGTTAGAAATGTTACAAAGGTAATTCCTGCAAGAATATATGGAAGAAAAGAAACTGGTGCAAAGATAGAGGTTTTACTACTTGAAAAGATAAGTGAAAATGTTTGGGAAGCACTTGTTAAGCCGGGAAGTAAAGTAAAAAAAGGAACAAAAATTTATTTTGACGATGAATCGTATTGCGTTTGTCTTGATTGGGGAGATGAAGGTTCAAGAATTTTGGAATTTAATATAACCGAGGAAGAATTGTTTAAGTTAGGAGAGGCTCCATTACCACCGTATGTGAAAAATAAGGTTTCTTTTGAAAGGTATCAAACTATATACTCAAGGGAAACAGGTTCTGTTGCAGCACCGACAGCTGGACTTCATTTTACAGAAGACCTTTTGAAAAAATTGGAGGAAAAAGGCGTTGAGTTTGCAGATTTAGTACTGCATGTTGGATTAGGAACTTTTAGACCGGTTAAAGTAGAAAATATAACAGAACATAAAATGCATTCAGAAAGTTACTATGTTCCAAACGAAACGGTAAAAAAAATTTTTGAAACCAAAAAAAACGGTGGAAGAATTGTTGCTGTAGGTACAACAAGTGTAAGAACACTTGAGACAATAGTAAGGTTGGAAAGAAAGGAGAGCTATCACGGTAAAACAGATATTTTTATCTATCCACCATTTGAATTCAAACTTGTAGATGCTTTGATAACAAATTTTCATTTGCCAAAATCTACGCTACTAATGCTTGTTTCTGCATTTGCTGGAAGAGAATTTATTATGGAGGCTTACAATATTGCGGTAAAAATGAAGTATAGATTTTTTTCATTTGGCAATGCTTGTTTTATTTATTAA
- a CDS encoding site-specific integrase, with protein MKVKIELQKFVEYIETQNISENTRKNYITMVGSFLDYVNGEINAENVKKWLKKIKDSYKPTAWRQYFVPLRSFLQKFYPLVYSEVVEDLKVPYKRAEYEMINYLDFWRLYKEAEEMAKKGNEKYVLLVGLAGLLGLKSGEIVRLKGTNIKGNEIYIENDNFVVEMVPPIDKWLKKYEGKDEYLISTFEGEPVKPSYLALMLRGLQKKVDLKLNKPLSVEILRNVAVARQVIAQPSLPYVMDLFKYSSTKTIEDIARYISENGDLRAILSVEVVDDLTPVLDFFNKLSIPVRKVGNAYIVSRTAYIKRGEKFSRLNTLFLVRNIDKWHEFIEELGYEVKRRQDENFFIFLVGKLRVAFIEIDEI; from the coding sequence GTGAAAGTAAAAATTGAACTTCAAAAATTTGTAGAATATATAGAAACTCAAAATATATCTGAAAACACAAGAAAAAATTATATAACCATGGTTGGATCTTTTCTAGATTATGTCAATGGTGAAATAAATGCCGAGAATGTGAAGAAATGGTTAAAAAAGATAAAAGATAGTTATAAACCTACAGCGTGGAGGCAATATTTTGTACCGTTAAGATCTTTTTTGCAAAAATTTTATCCATTGGTTTATTCAGAAGTAGTTGAAGATTTAAAAGTTCCATACAAAAGAGCAGAATATGAAATGATAAATTATTTGGATTTTTGGAGATTGTATAAAGAGGCGGAAGAGATGGCAAAGAAGGGAAATGAAAAATATGTTTTGTTGGTTGGGCTTGCAGGGTTGTTGGGATTAAAATCAGGAGAAATTGTAAGGTTAAAAGGGACTAATATAAAAGGAAATGAAATATATATAGAAAATGATAATTTTGTTGTTGAAATGGTTCCACCAATTGACAAGTGGCTTAAAAAGTATGAGGGAAAGGATGAATATTTAATTTCTACTTTTGAGGGCGAGCCTGTGAAACCATCTTATCTTGCATTAATGCTTAGGGGATTACAAAAAAAGGTCGATTTGAAGTTAAACAAGCCTCTTTCTGTTGAAATTTTGAGAAATGTTGCAGTTGCAAGGCAAGTTATTGCGCAACCTTCGTTGCCATATGTTATGGATTTATTTAAATACAGCTCTACAAAAACAATTGAGGATATTGCAAGGTATATTTCCGAAAATGGAGATTTAAGAGCAATACTTTCTGTTGAAGTAGTTGATGATTTAACACCTGTTTTGGACTTTTTTAATAAATTATCTATTCCTGTTAGAAAAGTGGGAAATGCTTATATTGTTTCAAGAACGGCCTATATTAAAAGGGGTGAAAAGTTTTCAAGACTAAACACATTGTTTTTAGTTAGAAATATTGATAAATGGCATGAATTTATTGAAGAGTTAGGATATGAAGTTAAAAGAAGACAAGATGAAAATTTCTTTATTTTTTTGGTTGGAAAATTAAGAGTTGCATTTATTGAAATTGATGAAATATAA
- a CDS encoding alanine/ornithine racemase family PLP-dependent enzyme — protein MNFPKLIINLEHIAKNAEILLKKLGNIELVAVTKLVLGNPKIAKILKEVGIPKIGESRLLNIKKMISHNIPGPFQLLRIPMISELNEAVPIVDEILISDEFTALKIDEIAQKYDKNIELIYMVDVGDLREGVWFEKARKTIENVAKKLKMAKITGIGTNVGCFGGVLPSKENLNILVELKEYLDKKLETNLKISGGSTVTLKLLENGEISEKINQFRVGEGILLGTDATGHRNIPYLSQNTVILEAEVIEVDYKPSVPIGEIGRDSMGRIPHFEDKGWRKRIILAIGEQDIDPSGLKPFDKNLEVLHASSDHTIIDYTNSENTYKVGDVLRFHLSYGSALRVFTSPYVKKIFV, from the coding sequence GTGAATTTTCCGAAACTGATAATTAATCTCGAACACATTGCAAAAAATGCAGAAATATTATTGAAAAAATTAGGTAACATTGAACTTGTCGCAGTTACAAAATTAGTTTTAGGTAACCCAAAGATTGCAAAAATATTAAAAGAAGTTGGAATTCCAAAAATTGGAGAATCAAGATTATTGAATATTAAAAAAATGATATCACACAATATTCCAGGCCCATTTCAACTTTTAAGAATACCTATGATTTCGGAACTAAATGAAGCAGTACCAATTGTTGATGAAATACTTATTTCAGATGAATTCACTGCTTTGAAAATAGATGAAATTGCACAAAAATACGATAAAAACATTGAATTAATATACATGGTTGATGTTGGAGATTTAAGGGAAGGTGTTTGGTTTGAAAAAGCAAGAAAAACAATAGAAAATGTAGCAAAAAAACTTAAAATGGCTAAAATAACTGGGATTGGTACAAACGTAGGTTGTTTTGGCGGTGTCCTCCCTTCAAAAGAAAATTTAAATATTTTAGTAGAATTAAAAGAATATCTAGACAAAAAGTTAGAAACAAATCTAAAAATTTCCGGTGGAAGTACGGTAACTTTAAAACTTCTAGAAAATGGAGAAATATCTGAAAAAATAAATCAATTTAGAGTTGGAGAAGGAATACTTCTTGGTACAGACGCAACTGGCCATAGAAATATTCCCTATCTTTCACAAAATACGGTAATCCTTGAAGCTGAAGTTATTGAAGTAGATTACAAGCCATCAGTTCCCATAGGTGAAATCGGAAGAGATTCGATGGGAAGAATACCGCACTTTGAAGATAAAGGTTGGAGAAAAAGAATAATACTTGCAATTGGAGAGCAAGATATTGATCCAAGCGGGCTAAAACCATTTGACAAAAATTTAGAAGTTCTTCATGCTTCTAGTGACCATACAATAATAGACTATACAAATTCAGAAAACACGTATAAAGTTGGAGATGTACTAAGATTTCATTTATCTTATGGTTCTGCATTAAGAGTTTTTACAAGCCCCTATGTAAAAAAAATATTTGTATAA
- the rpsO gene encoding 30S ribosomal protein S15, which produces MNKEEIIKEFQIHEGDTGSAEVQVALLTARIKHLTEHLKKHPKDYHSRRGLMKLVGRRRKILKYLRNKNPEAYKEVIQKLGLRK; this is translated from the coding sequence ATGAACAAAGAAGAGATTATTAAGGAATTTCAAATCCATGAGGGAGATACTGGTAGTGCAGAAGTTCAAGTTGCGTTGTTAACAGCGAGGATAAAGCACTTAACTGAGCATTTGAAAAAACACCCTAAAGATTACCACTCAAGAAGAGGATTAATGAAACTTGTTGGAAGAAGAAGAAAGATATTAAAGTACTTGAGAAATAAAAATCCAGAAGCATACAAGGAAGTTATTCAAAAATTGGGATTAAGAAAGTAA